One window of the Helicoverpa zea isolate HzStark_Cry1AcR chromosome 7, ilHelZeax1.1, whole genome shotgun sequence genome contains the following:
- the LOC124632054 gene encoding venom allergen 5.01-like: MISLVLFVMGGLLASTEGCGPGKQLLRSGGLSAYEKQAIVDAHNRLRQSVALGQVSSQPPAANMMEMVWDDDLAATAQHWSDQCITAHDGASQRYDGRFPVGQNLAATWTTRPPSANTDSEPDFNKQINAWFDEVHIYGFKPITRGHGTGHYSQLVWGETSKVGCGFTFYYDPSRGYTKLYVCNYGPGGNVIGSKPYEKGYPSCTNYGLTESSKYSGLCAASYTASTSYQTVDNSNSYISNAIPDSSADTQGFNYQFSNQFYNQYNNQYQYNYQQPNTYYRQETSTFRPIISIIKTASNLFKKPQVRIGTVYL, encoded by the exons ATGATATCCTTAGTGTTGTTTGTTATGGGAGGTCTCCTCGCATCGACAGAAGGCTGTGGTCCTGGAAAACAATTATTAC gCTCTGGAGGATTGTCGGCGTACGAGAAGCAAGCTATAGTCGACGCACACAATCGTCTAAGGCAATCCGTTGCCTTAGGACAGGTCTCCAGCCAACCACCAGCGGCTAACATGATGGAAATG gtaTGGGATGACGACCTTGCCGCGACTGCCCAGCACTGGTCCGACCAGTGTATCACTGCTCACGACGGTGCCTCTCAGCGGTACGACGGTCGCTTCCCCGTGGGACAGAACCTCGCCGCCACTTGGACCACTCGCCCCCCGAGCGCCAACACTGACTCCGAACCCGACTTCAACAAGCAAATCAACGCCTGGTTCGACGAAGTACATATCTACGGCTTCAAGCCCATCACAAGAGGGCACGGCACTGGACATTACTCACAG ttggtTTGGGGCGAGACATCTAAAGTAGGCTGCGGTTTTACGTTCTACTACGATCCCTCTCGAGGCTACACCAAGCTCTACGTATGCAACTACGGTCCCGGTGGCAACGTCATCGGATCCAAGCCATACGAGAAGGGCTACCCATCATGCACCAACTACGGCCTCACAGAATCCAGCAAATACTCCGGCCTTTGCG cCGCCAGCTACACAGCGTCCACATCTTACCAAACGGTGGACAACAGCAACAGCTACATCTCGAACGCCATCCCCGACAGCTCCGCCGACACTCAGGGCTTCAACTATCAGTTCAGCAACCAGTTCTACAATCAGTACAACAACCAATACCAGTACAACTACCAGCAGCCCAACACTTACTACCGCCAAGAAACCTCCACCTTCAGGCCTATCATTAGCATCATCAAGACTGCCTCTAACCTGTTCAAGAAGCCACAGGTCCGGATCGGCACTGTCTATCTATAA